Proteins from a single region of Verrucosispora sp. NA02020:
- a CDS encoding glycoside hydrolase N-terminal domain-containing protein produces the protein MSRAPDGPPGRHRLWYARPATDWQSQALPIGNGRLGAMLFGGPERDRIQFNEQSLWGGANDYDNALAGRPDDDFDLSDTGFGCYRPFGDLLLTFALASGPVAADGAGRVTDYHRTLDLETGIHSTGFAVAGQRVRREAFASRSADVLVLRYQAAHPGPLDCDIALTSAQGAPVTVDAAARTAAFRGRLGNGLRYAAGLRLADTDGVVTAVGARLRVRTATWMTLLLDARTDYRMDASAGWRGSAPEPAVEAALDAAADRPYPTLRATHLADSTEVARRVSVTWGDSDEDLRALPTDARLARYRTGGEDPALEQTMVALGRYLLYSSSRPGGLPANLQGLWNDSDRPPWACDYHTNINVQMAYWAAETTDLGDSHRALVEFVRQVAVPSRVATRHAFGADTRGWTARTSQSIFGGNAWEWNTVASAWYAQHLYEHWAFSRDRAYLRDVAHPMIREICEFWQDRLIERDGVLVAPDGWSPEHGPREHGVTYDQQVVADLFGNYLDCAEALDVDAGYRAVVADLRTRLAPHRIGRWGQLQEWRTDRDDPDDVHRHTSHLFAVFPGRQITPTATPDLAAAALVSLTARCGERDGIPFDESAVRGDSRRSWTWPWRAAVFARLGEAQRARHMIRGLLRYNTLENLLCDHPPMQMDGNVGVTAAVVEMLLQSHQGLVHLLPALPREWADGEFRGLRARGGYRVDCTWREGRVVDFAVVADRAPHRDPVRVRVDGADVWVTPTAPGAGPRPGSAPR, from the coding sequence ATGTCCCGCGCACCCGACGGTCCACCGGGCCGCCACCGCCTCTGGTACGCGCGTCCCGCCACCGACTGGCAGTCCCAGGCGTTGCCGATCGGCAACGGTCGGCTCGGTGCGATGCTCTTCGGCGGGCCGGAGCGGGACCGGATCCAGTTCAACGAGCAGAGCCTGTGGGGCGGGGCCAACGACTACGACAACGCCCTCGCCGGTCGACCCGACGACGACTTCGACCTGAGCGACACCGGCTTCGGGTGCTACCGGCCCTTCGGCGACCTGCTGCTCACCTTCGCCCTCGCGAGCGGCCCGGTCGCCGCCGACGGTGCGGGCCGGGTCACCGACTATCACCGGACCCTCGACCTGGAGACCGGCATCCACTCCACCGGTTTCGCCGTGGCCGGGCAGCGGGTCCGGCGGGAGGCGTTCGCCAGTCGGTCCGCCGACGTGCTGGTGCTGCGTTACCAGGCCGCACACCCCGGACCGCTGGACTGCGACATCGCCCTCACCAGTGCGCAGGGCGCGCCGGTGACCGTGGACGCCGCCGCGCGTACCGCCGCCTTCCGAGGCCGGTTGGGCAACGGCCTGCGGTACGCGGCCGGGTTGCGGCTGGCCGACACCGACGGGGTGGTCACCGCCGTGGGCGCGCGGCTGCGGGTACGGACGGCGACCTGGATGACGCTGCTGCTGGACGCGCGCACCGACTACCGGATGGACGCGTCGGCCGGGTGGCGCGGCAGCGCGCCGGAACCGGCCGTCGAGGCCGCTCTCGACGCGGCGGCGGACCGGCCCTACCCGACGCTGCGCGCGACGCACCTCGCCGACAGCACCGAGGTGGCGCGACGCGTCTCGGTCACCTGGGGCGACTCCGACGAGGACCTCCGCGCGCTCCCGACGGACGCCCGGTTGGCCCGCTACCGCACCGGCGGCGAGGACCCCGCGCTCGAACAGACCATGGTCGCCCTCGGCCGCTACCTGCTGTACAGCTCCTCCCGACCTGGCGGGCTCCCCGCCAACCTCCAGGGACTCTGGAACGACAGCGACCGGCCGCCGTGGGCCTGCGACTACCACACGAACATCAACGTGCAGATGGCCTACTGGGCGGCCGAGACGACCGACCTCGGCGACAGCCATCGCGCGCTGGTCGAGTTCGTCCGCCAGGTGGCGGTGCCGAGCCGCGTCGCGACCCGGCACGCCTTCGGCGCCGACACGCGGGGCTGGACGGCCCGCACCAGCCAGAGCATCTTCGGCGGCAACGCCTGGGAGTGGAACACCGTCGCCAGCGCCTGGTACGCGCAGCACCTCTACGAGCACTGGGCCTTCTCCCGGGACCGGGCCTACCTGCGGGACGTCGCCCACCCGATGATCAGGGAGATCTGTGAGTTCTGGCAGGACCGGCTGATCGAGCGGGACGGCGTTCTCGTCGCGCCCGACGGCTGGTCGCCGGAGCACGGCCCGCGCGAGCACGGCGTGACGTACGACCAGCAGGTCGTCGCCGACCTCTTCGGCAACTACCTGGACTGCGCCGAGGCGCTCGACGTCGACGCCGGGTACCGGGCCGTCGTCGCCGACCTGCGGACCCGGCTCGCGCCGCACCGGATCGGGCGGTGGGGCCAGCTCCAGGAGTGGCGGACCGACCGGGACGACCCGGACGACGTGCACCGGCACACCTCGCACCTGTTCGCGGTCTTCCCCGGCCGCCAGATCACCCCCACGGCGACACCGGATCTCGCGGCGGCGGCCCTGGTCTCGCTCACCGCCCGCTGCGGCGAGCGCGACGGCATACCGTTCGACGAGTCCGCCGTGCGGGGGGACAGCCGCCGCTCCTGGACGTGGCCGTGGCGGGCCGCCGTCTTCGCCCGACTCGGCGAGGCGCAGCGGGCCCGGCACATGATCCGTGGCCTGCTGCGCTACAACACGTTGGAGAACCTGCTCTGCGACCATCCGCCGATGCAGATGGACGGCAACGTCGGCGTCACCGCCGCCGTCGTCGAGATGCTCCTGCAGAGTCACCAGGGTCTCGTCCACCTGCTGCCGGCGCTGCCCCGCGAGTGGGCCGACGGGGAGTTCCGGGGCCTGCGCGCCCGAGGCGGCTACCGGGTCGACTGCACGTGGCGGGAGGGTCGGGTCGTCGACTTCGCGGTGGTGGCCGACCGGGCACCGCACCGCGATCCGGTCCGGGTCCGGGTCGACGGCGCGGACGTCTGGGTCACGCCGACGGCTCCCGGGGCCGGTCCTCGGCCGGGATCAGCCCCTCGCTGA
- a CDS encoding aldo/keto reductase: MRHTRLGRTAVPVSALGFGAAGIGNLYHAVDDETAQCAVDTAWQMGVRYFDTAPHYGLGLSERRLGAALAGRPRDEFTVSTKVGRLLVPSPTSAHLRDDGGFDVPADHVRRWDFSADGVLRSLTASLDRLGLDRVDVVLLHDPDAHWRQAVGEAYPALHELRDQGVVGAIGVGMNQARMLERFVAETDVDTVMLAGRYTLLDQTAAERLLPRCRERGVSVLAAGVFNSGVLATVEPGDTYDYGPVPPPLRERAVRIAQVCRRHGTTLPQVAMAYVARHPTVASVVVGMNTATQVADNAARFAAPVPDALWAELVSEGLIPAEDRPREPSA, translated from the coding sequence ATGCGACACACCCGACTGGGGCGCACGGCGGTCCCGGTGAGCGCCCTCGGATTCGGCGCGGCCGGGATCGGCAACCTGTACCACGCGGTCGACGACGAGACGGCACAGTGCGCCGTGGACACCGCGTGGCAGATGGGCGTCCGCTACTTCGACACCGCGCCGCACTACGGTCTCGGACTCTCCGAGCGTCGGCTGGGCGCGGCGCTGGCCGGGCGTCCCCGGGACGAGTTCACCGTCTCCACGAAGGTCGGTCGGCTGCTGGTGCCCTCGCCCACCAGCGCGCACCTGCGCGACGACGGCGGGTTCGACGTGCCCGCCGACCACGTGCGCCGCTGGGACTTCAGCGCCGACGGGGTGCTCCGGTCGCTGACGGCCAGCCTGGACCGGCTCGGACTGGACCGGGTGGACGTGGTGCTGCTGCACGATCCGGACGCGCACTGGCGCCAGGCCGTCGGGGAGGCGTATCCGGCCCTGCACGAGCTGCGCGACCAGGGGGTGGTGGGCGCGATCGGGGTCGGCATGAACCAGGCGCGGATGCTGGAGCGGTTCGTCGCCGAGACCGACGTGGACACCGTCATGCTCGCCGGCCGCTACACGTTGCTGGACCAGACGGCGGCCGAACGGCTGCTGCCCCGGTGCCGGGAACGCGGCGTGTCGGTGCTGGCCGCCGGCGTCTTCAACAGCGGCGTGCTGGCCACCGTCGAGCCGGGTGACACCTACGACTACGGCCCGGTGCCGCCGCCGTTGCGCGAGCGGGCCGTCCGCATCGCGCAGGTGTGCCGACGGCACGGCACGACTCTGCCGCAGGTGGCGATGGCGTACGTGGCCCGCCACCCGACCGTCGCGTCGGTGGTCGTCGGGATGAACACCGCCACGCAGGTCGCCGACAACGCGGCCCGCTTCGCCGCCCCGGTGCCCGACGCGCTCTGGGCGGAGCTGGTCAGCGAGGGGCTGATCCCGGCCGAGGACCGGCCCCGGGAGCCGTCGGCGTGA
- a CDS encoding SDR family NAD(P)-dependent oxidoreductase, producing MTGEFTGLAAVVTGGGSGIGLATARLLAARGASVACLDLDPSGVPAPLLGVRCDVTDPTSVTAAVTAAATRLGGLDVLVNNAGTGARGTVEANPDEEWHRVFDVNVVGMVRVTRAALPHLRRSAHAAIVNIGSIAASTGLPDRALYGATKGAVQALTLAMAADHVGEGIRVTCVNPGTVDTPWVRRLIDAADDPTAELAALRARQPTGRLVAATEVAAAVAYLAGPSAGATTGTVLAVDGGMHSLRLRAPAEN from the coding sequence GTGACCGGCGAGTTCACCGGGCTGGCAGCGGTGGTCACCGGTGGCGGCTCGGGCATCGGCCTCGCCACGGCCCGACTGCTGGCCGCGCGGGGAGCGTCGGTGGCCTGCCTCGACCTGGACCCCTCCGGCGTACCGGCACCGCTGCTCGGGGTGCGGTGCGACGTCACCGACCCCACCTCGGTGACCGCAGCGGTGACCGCCGCCGCGACCCGCCTCGGTGGTCTCGACGTGCTGGTCAACAACGCCGGGACCGGTGCCCGGGGCACCGTCGAGGCCAACCCGGACGAGGAGTGGCACCGGGTGTTCGACGTCAACGTCGTCGGGATGGTCCGGGTGACCCGGGCGGCCCTGCCGCACCTGCGGCGCTCCGCCCACGCCGCGATCGTCAACATCGGCTCGATCGCGGCGAGCACCGGCCTGCCCGACCGGGCCCTGTACGGCGCGACGAAGGGCGCCGTGCAGGCGCTCACCCTCGCCATGGCGGCGGACCACGTCGGCGAGGGCATCCGGGTCACCTGCGTGAACCCCGGCACCGTCGACACCCCGTGGGTACGCCGGCTGATCGACGCCGCCGACGACCCGACCGCCGAACTGGCCGCCCTGCGTGCCCGGCAGCCCACCGGACGGCTGGTCGCCGCCACCGAGGTCGCCGCCGCCGTCGCGTACCTCGCCGGCCCGTCGGCCGGCGCCACCACCGGGACCGTGCTCGCCGTGGACGGCGGGATGCACTCCCTGCGGCTGCGCGCCCCCGCCGAGAACTGA
- a CDS encoding phosphotransferase: MTSVRDQLSAPQRDLLDRWLPDATVLRDLGWDLLPTTVLEVASDGARYIVKAGGPEDQHIARELRAHHQWLTPWTSRDRAPVLVHGDESAKLLVTRYLPGELVLDSAHVDDPAAYRQAGELLALLHAQTSVTDDDYESRENTRALAWLAGPHRIAPATVRRLRAEIADWPTPPATLVPTHGDWQPRNWLVHRGRVSIIDFGRAALRPAYTDLGRLAVQDFRRNPALERAFLDGYGADPREPGSWHRTRVRDAIGTAGWAYRVGDERFEEQGHRMIRDALAATG; this comes from the coding sequence GTGACCTCCGTACGCGACCAGCTCTCCGCGCCACAGCGGGACCTGCTGGACCGGTGGCTCCCCGACGCGACGGTGCTCCGGGACCTGGGGTGGGACCTGCTGCCGACCACCGTGCTGGAGGTCGCCTCGGACGGGGCACGCTACATCGTGAAGGCCGGTGGCCCCGAGGACCAGCACATCGCCCGTGAGCTGCGCGCCCACCACCAGTGGCTGACGCCGTGGACCAGCCGGGACCGCGCGCCGGTGCTGGTGCACGGCGACGAGTCGGCCAAACTGCTGGTCACCCGCTACCTCCCCGGTGAGCTGGTGCTCGACAGCGCCCACGTCGACGATCCGGCCGCCTACCGGCAGGCGGGCGAGTTGCTGGCCCTGCTGCACGCCCAGACCTCCGTCACCGACGACGACTACGAGAGTCGGGAGAACACCCGGGCGCTGGCCTGGCTCGCCGGTCCACACCGGATCGCCCCGGCGACGGTGCGGCGGCTGCGCGCCGAGATCGCCGACTGGCCGACGCCGCCGGCCACGCTGGTGCCGACGCACGGGGACTGGCAGCCCCGCAACTGGCTGGTCCACCGGGGGCGGGTCAGCATCATCGACTTCGGCCGGGCCGCGCTGCGACCGGCGTACACCGACCTGGGGCGGCTGGCCGTGCAGGACTTCCGGCGGAACCCGGCGCTGGAACGGGCGTTCCTGGACGGATACGGCGCCGATCCGCGCGAGCCGGGGAGTTGGCACCGGACCCGGGTCCGCGACGCGATCGGCACGGCGGGGTGGGCGTACCGGGTGGGCGACGAACGCTTCGAGGAGCAGGGGCACCGGATGATCCGGGACGCACTCGCGGCGACCGGGTAG
- a CDS encoding carboxyl transferase domain-containing protein: protein MFSRIAIVNRGEAAMRLIHAVRELAAETGSRIETVALFTDVDRTATFVREADVAYDLGPAAARPYLNLATLERALVETGADAAWVGWGFVAEDPAFAELCEKIGVTFVGPSPDAMRQLGDKIGAKLLAEQVGVPVAPWSRGAVETLDAARAAAAEIGYPLMLKATAGGGGRGIRVITDEAELADAYERTSQEAARAFGSGVVFLERLVTGARHVEVQVIADGQGTAWALGVRDCSVQRRNQKVIEESASPVLDPEQTAELKTSAERLAVAVGYRGAATVEFLYHPGDRLFAFLEVNTRLQVEHPITEATTGFDLVKAQLHVASGGQLTGRPPVERGHAVEARLNAEDPDRDFAPAPGRIARLDLPAGPGIRVDTGVSEGDTIPADFDSMIAKVIAYGRDRDEALGRLRRAMADTTVIIEGGATNKSFVLDLLDQPEVIDASADTGWIDRVRGAGRLVAHRHSGVALAAAAIGAYEEEERVEQQRLLATASGGRPQVRHASGTPSDLKLRGVTYRMRVARTGAHRFRVGIEAGGTVHTADVELDRFDRHTGQIVVNGARHRLLTGTHGPVHLVEVDGVAHRVSRDEGGVLRSPMPALVVATPLTVGAEVEAGAPVLVLEAMKMETVLRAPFRARLKECTVSVGSQVEAGAALLRLEPLTDGAAETVEAPVTSVELDLPSRPAGLPARQRVRRGHEDLRGLLLGFDVDPHDGGRVLDEYLVARQTATEEGYRPLAEELDLVDVFADLAELSRNRPTGEDGEAAHVHSAREYFHTYLQSLDVERAGVPDAFQAKLARALGHYGVAELDRAPALEGAVFRIFLAQQRAAADATVIATLLRTWLREPPPDEALREPTGLALERLLAATQVRYPVIADLARGVAFAWFAQPLLRRNRARVYAEVRRHLRHLDTVPDAPDRAERVAAMVRSTEPLVRLLGQRLQRGHLDNTVMLEVLTRRYYGNKGLTGVTSREAAGCRFVVAGRADSELVSAAVGFDALGDALRGLAELAADGPAVDADIYLAWENQPESFDEMAAALLAVVTAHPLPPQVRRLTATVAGSGGAVMHHHFTFRPSSDGMAEERLIRGLHPHIAQRMQLERLHKFDLTRLPSADEEVYLFQCVARENPSDERLVAFAQIRDLTELREHDGRLVALPTTEDTVAACLDSIRRAQSRRSSKKRFHTNRIVIYVWPPSSLTLEEMENLAARIRPTTAGAGLEEILFVGRQRNRRTGELTKIAVRISFDATGGAELSVGEPPVEPVEPLDDYRLKVLGASSRNTVYPYELTRLLGDFVEHDLDDAHVLVPVDRPKGRNRAAIVAGVVTTPTSRHPQGLTRVVLLGDPTKSLGALSEPECRRVIAALDLAERMQVPLEWYALSAGARISMSSGTENMDWVAAALKRIVEFTQDGGEINIVVAGINVGAQPYWNAEATMLMHTKGVLVMTPDSAMVLTGKQSLDFSGGVSAEDNFGIGGYDRVMGPNGQAQYWAPDLPAARDVLMSHYEHTYVAPGEQGPRPGTTTDPVDRDVSDFPHVVAGSDFTTVGEIFSPVANPDRKKPFDIRTVMRALSDQDHPVLERWAGMADAETAVVQDVHLGGVPVCLLGIESRAVPRRGFPPTDGPDTYTAGTLFPRSSKKAARAINAASGNRPLVVLANLSGFDGSPESMRKLQLEYGAEIGRAIVNFRGPIVFCVISRYHGGAFVVFSKALNPRMTVLALEGSYASVLGGAPAAAVVFSRDVDARTAADPRVRDLEARVASASGADRATLTAELDELRSSVRAEKLGEVATEFDRVHNIARAVEVGSVDAVIRAAELRPRVIAAIGATATE from the coding sequence GTGTTCAGCCGTATCGCCATCGTCAACCGTGGTGAGGCCGCCATGCGGCTCATCCACGCGGTCCGGGAGCTGGCAGCGGAGACCGGATCCCGCATCGAGACCGTGGCCCTGTTCACCGACGTCGACCGCACCGCCACGTTCGTGCGTGAGGCGGACGTCGCGTACGACCTCGGGCCCGCCGCCGCGCGTCCGTACCTGAACCTCGCGACGCTGGAGCGGGCGCTGGTGGAGACCGGCGCGGACGCCGCGTGGGTCGGTTGGGGCTTCGTCGCCGAGGATCCGGCCTTCGCGGAGCTGTGCGAGAAGATCGGCGTCACCTTCGTCGGGCCCAGCCCGGACGCGATGCGGCAGCTCGGCGACAAGATCGGCGCGAAGCTGCTCGCCGAGCAGGTCGGTGTGCCGGTCGCGCCGTGGAGCCGGGGCGCGGTCGAGACGCTGGACGCCGCCCGCGCGGCGGCTGCCGAGATCGGCTACCCGCTGATGCTGAAGGCGACCGCGGGCGGCGGCGGACGCGGCATCCGGGTGATCACCGACGAGGCGGAGCTGGCCGACGCGTACGAGCGCACCAGCCAGGAGGCCGCGCGGGCCTTCGGCAGCGGTGTGGTGTTCCTGGAGCGCCTGGTCACCGGCGCCCGGCACGTCGAGGTCCAGGTGATCGCCGACGGTCAGGGCACCGCCTGGGCGCTCGGCGTCCGGGACTGCTCGGTGCAGCGCCGCAACCAGAAGGTCATCGAGGAGTCGGCGTCGCCGGTGCTCGACCCCGAGCAGACGGCCGAGTTGAAGACGTCGGCCGAGCGGCTGGCCGTGGCGGTCGGCTACCGGGGCGCGGCGACCGTCGAGTTCCTCTATCACCCGGGCGACCGGCTGTTCGCCTTCCTGGAGGTCAACACCCGGCTCCAGGTGGAGCACCCGATCACCGAGGCCACCACCGGCTTCGACCTGGTCAAGGCCCAGCTGCACGTGGCCTCGGGCGGACAGCTCACCGGGCGGCCGCCGGTCGAGCGCGGGCACGCCGTCGAGGCCCGGCTCAACGCCGAGGACCCGGACCGTGACTTCGCGCCCGCCCCCGGGCGGATCGCGCGGCTGGACCTGCCGGCCGGCCCGGGCATCCGGGTGGACACCGGCGTCAGCGAGGGCGACACCATCCCCGCCGACTTCGACTCGATGATCGCGAAGGTCATCGCCTACGGCCGGGACCGGGACGAGGCTCTGGGCCGGCTGCGCCGCGCGATGGCGGACACCACCGTGATCATCGAGGGCGGCGCGACCAACAAGAGCTTCGTGCTCGACCTGCTCGACCAGCCCGAGGTGATCGACGCGAGCGCGGACACCGGCTGGATCGACCGGGTCCGGGGCGCCGGTCGGCTGGTCGCGCACCGGCACTCCGGCGTCGCGCTGGCCGCCGCCGCCATCGGGGCGTACGAGGAGGAGGAGCGCGTCGAGCAGCAGCGGCTGCTGGCCACCGCCTCCGGTGGGCGTCCCCAGGTGCGGCACGCCAGCGGCACCCCGTCGGACCTCAAGCTGCGGGGCGTCACGTACCGGATGCGGGTGGCCCGCACCGGCGCGCACCGGTTCCGGGTCGGCATCGAGGCGGGCGGCACCGTGCACACCGCCGACGTCGAGCTGGACCGCTTCGACCGGCACACCGGGCAGATCGTCGTCAACGGCGCCCGGCACCGCCTGCTCACCGGCACCCACGGCCCGGTGCACCTGGTTGAGGTCGACGGGGTGGCGCACCGGGTCAGCCGGGACGAGGGCGGCGTGCTGCGCTCGCCGATGCCGGCACTCGTCGTCGCCACGCCGCTGACGGTCGGCGCCGAGGTCGAGGCGGGCGCGCCGGTGCTGGTGTTGGAAGCCATGAAGATGGAGACGGTGCTGCGGGCCCCGTTCCGGGCGCGGCTGAAGGAGTGCACCGTCTCGGTCGGCAGCCAGGTGGAGGCCGGCGCGGCCCTGCTGCGGCTGGAACCGCTCACCGACGGGGCGGCCGAGACGGTGGAGGCTCCGGTGACCTCCGTCGAGTTGGACCTGCCCTCCCGGCCCGCCGGGCTCCCGGCCCGCCAGCGTGTCCGGCGCGGTCACGAGGACCTGCGCGGCCTGCTGCTCGGCTTCGACGTCGACCCGCACGACGGCGGGCGGGTGCTCGACGAGTACCTGGTCGCGCGGCAGACCGCCACCGAGGAGGGGTACCGGCCGCTGGCCGAGGAACTCGACCTCGTCGACGTCTTCGCCGACCTGGCCGAGCTGAGCCGCAACCGGCCCACCGGTGAGGACGGCGAGGCCGCCCACGTGCACAGCGCCCGGGAGTACTTCCACACCTACCTGCAGAGCCTCGACGTCGAGCGGGCCGGCGTGCCGGACGCCTTCCAGGCCAAGCTGGCCCGGGCGCTCGGGCACTACGGTGTCGCCGAGCTGGACCGCGCCCCCGCGCTGGAGGGTGCCGTCTTCCGCATCTTCCTGGCCCAGCAGCGGGCCGCCGCCGACGCCACGGTCATCGCGACGCTGCTGCGTACCTGGCTGCGGGAGCCGCCGCCGGACGAGGCGCTGCGCGAACCGACCGGCCTCGCGCTGGAGCGGCTGCTGGCCGCGACGCAGGTCCGCTACCCGGTGATCGCCGACCTCGCCCGTGGGGTGGCCTTCGCCTGGTTCGCCCAGCCGCTGCTGCGTCGCAACCGGGCCCGGGTCTACGCCGAGGTCCGCCGCCACCTGCGGCACCTGGACACGGTGCCGGACGCGCCGGACCGCGCCGAGCGCGTCGCTGCCATGGTCCGCAGCACCGAGCCGCTGGTCCGGCTGCTCGGCCAGCGGTTGCAACGCGGCCACCTGGACAACACCGTGATGCTGGAGGTGCTGACCCGGCGGTACTACGGCAACAAGGGGCTGACCGGGGTCACCAGCCGCGAGGCGGCCGGCTGCCGTTTCGTGGTCGCCGGGCGCGCGGACTCCGAGCTGGTCTCGGCCGCCGTCGGCTTCGACGCGCTGGGCGACGCGCTGCGTGGGCTCGCCGAGCTGGCCGCCGACGGGCCCGCCGTCGACGCCGACATCTACCTCGCCTGGGAGAACCAGCCGGAGAGCTTCGACGAGATGGCGGCGGCCCTGCTGGCGGTCGTCACCGCGCACCCGCTGCCGCCGCAGGTCCGCCGGTTGACCGCCACGGTCGCCGGCAGCGGCGGGGCGGTGATGCACCACCACTTCACGTTCCGCCCGTCGAGCGACGGGATGGCCGAGGAGCGGCTGATCCGTGGCCTGCACCCGCACATCGCGCAGCGGATGCAGTTGGAGCGGCTGCACAAGTTCGACCTGACCCGGCTGCCGTCGGCGGACGAGGAGGTCTATCTCTTCCAGTGCGTGGCCCGGGAGAACCCGTCCGACGAGCGGCTGGTGGCGTTCGCGCAGATCCGCGACCTGACCGAGCTTCGGGAGCACGACGGCCGGCTGGTCGCCCTGCCCACCACCGAGGACACCGTGGCCGCCTGCCTCGACTCGATCCGGCGGGCGCAGTCCCGGCGGTCGTCGAAGAAGCGTTTCCACACCAACCGGATCGTCATCTACGTCTGGCCGCCGAGCAGCCTCACGTTGGAGGAGATGGAGAACCTCGCCGCCCGGATCCGCCCGACCACGGCCGGCGCCGGCCTGGAGGAGATCCTCTTCGTCGGTCGGCAGCGCAACCGCCGTACCGGCGAGCTGACCAAGATCGCGGTACGGATCTCCTTCGACGCCACCGGCGGAGCCGAGCTGTCCGTGGGCGAGCCGCCGGTGGAGCCGGTCGAGCCGCTCGACGACTACCGGCTCAAGGTGCTGGGCGCGAGCAGCCGCAACACGGTCTACCCGTACGAGCTGACCCGCCTGCTCGGCGACTTCGTCGAGCACGACCTGGACGACGCGCACGTGCTGGTGCCGGTCGACCGGCCGAAGGGACGCAACCGCGCGGCGATCGTGGCCGGTGTGGTCACCACCCCGACCTCCCGGCACCCGCAGGGCCTGACCCGGGTGGTGCTGCTCGGCGACCCGACCAAGTCGCTGGGCGCGCTCTCCGAGCCGGAGTGCCGCCGGGTGATCGCCGCGCTGGACCTGGCCGAGCGGATGCAGGTGCCGCTGGAGTGGTACGCGCTCTCCGCCGGTGCCCGGATCTCGATGAGCTCGGGCACCGAGAACATGGACTGGGTGGCCGCCGCACTCAAGCGGATCGTGGAGTTCACCCAGGACGGCGGCGAGATCAACATCGTGGTCGCGGGCATCAACGTGGGTGCCCAGCCGTACTGGAACGCCGAGGCGACGATGCTCATGCACACCAAGGGTGTGCTGGTGATGACGCCGGACTCGGCGATGGTGCTGACCGGCAAGCAGTCGCTGGACTTCTCCGGCGGGGTGTCCGCCGAGGACAACTTCGGCATCGGCGGCTACGACCGGGTGATGGGCCCGAACGGGCAGGCGCAGTACTGGGCGCCGGACCTGCCGGCCGCGCGGGACGTGCTGATGTCGCACTACGAGCACACGTACGTCGCGCCGGGCGAGCAGGGGCCGCGACCGGGCACCACCACCGACCCCGTCGACCGGGACGTCTCCGACTTCCCGCACGTGGTGGCCGGCAGCGACTTCACCACCGTCGGTGAGATCTTCTCCCCGGTGGCGAACCCGGACCGCAAGAAGCCCTTCGACATCCGTACGGTGATGCGGGCGCTGTCCGACCAGGACCACCCGGTGCTGGAGCGGTGGGCCGGCATGGCCGACGCGGAGACCGCGGTGGTGCAGGACGTCCACCTCGGCGGCGTACCGGTCTGCCTGCTCGGCATCGAGTCGCGTGCGGTGCCGCGCCGAGGCTTCCCGCCCACCGACGGCCCGGACACCTACACGGCGGGCACGCTGTTCCCCCGCTCCTCCAAGAAGGCCGCGCGGGCGATCAACGCGGCCAGCGGCAACCGGCCGCTGGTGGTGCTGGCCAACCTGTCGGGCTTCGACGGGTCGCCCGAGTCGATGCGCAAGCTGCAACTGGAGTACGGCGCCGAGATCGGCCGGGCCATCGTGAACTTCCGTGGCCCGATCGTCTTCTGCGTCATCTCGCGATACCACGGCGGGGCGTTCGTGGTGTTCTCCAAGGCGCTGAATCCCCGCATGACGGTGCTGGCGCTGGAGGGCTCGTACGCCTCGGTGCTCGGTGGCGCCCCGGCCGCCGCCGTGGTGTTCTCCCGCGACGTCGACGCCCGCACGGCGGCCGATCCCCGGGTCCGGGACCTGGAGGCCCGCGTGGCGTCCGCCTCCGGCGCCGACCGGGCCACGCTCACCGCCGAACTCGACGAACTCCGCTCGTCGGTACGCGCCGAGAAGCTCGGCGAGGTGGCCACGGAGTTCGACCGGGTGCACAACATCGCGCGGGCGGTCGAGGTGGGCTCGGTGGACGCGGTGATCCGCGCCGCCGAACTCCGCCCCCGCGTCATCGCGGCGATCGGGGCGACGGCGACCGAGTAG